In the Streptomyces fradiae ATCC 10745 = DSM 40063 genome, one interval contains:
- a CDS encoding DUF3093 domain-containing protein has product MQPSDRPSAPAHAPEHAPGYDERLTAPGTWWLIAALLGVSGGLVALPLGAVPMLGGLILAGALASIAVSSYGSARVRVVAGSLVAGDARIPVEALGEPEALEGEEARAWRTYKADPRAFLLLRGYITGAVRVEVTDPRDPTPYVYVSTRDPEGLAAAIREAREAARQGD; this is encoded by the coding sequence ATGCAGCCTTCCGACCGCCCTTCGGCTCCCGCGCACGCTCCCGAGCACGCCCCCGGGTACGACGAACGCCTCACCGCCCCCGGAACGTGGTGGCTGATCGCCGCCCTGCTGGGGGTCTCCGGCGGCCTGGTGGCGCTGCCGCTGGGCGCGGTGCCGATGCTGGGCGGGCTCATCCTGGCGGGGGCGCTCGCGTCGATCGCCGTCAGCTCGTACGGCTCGGCGCGGGTGCGCGTCGTGGCCGGTTCGCTGGTCGCGGGCGACGCGCGGATCCCGGTGGAGGCGCTGGGCGAGCCGGAGGCCCTGGAGGGCGAGGAGGCGCGGGCCTGGCGCACGTACAAGGCGGACCCGCGCGCGTTCCTGCTGCTGCGGGGGTACATCACCGGCGCGGTGCGCGTGGAGGTCACCGACCCGCGGGACCCGACGCCGTACGTGTACGTCTCCACCCGCGACCCGGAGGGGCTGGCCGCCGCCATCCGCGAGGCCCGCGAGGCCGCCCGGCAGGGGGACTGA
- a CDS encoding DUF4193 domain-containing protein, which produces MATDYDTPRKTDDDVDQDSLEELKARRNDKSTSAVDVDEFEAAEGLELPGADLSNEELAVRVLPKQADEFTCMSCFLVHHRSQLAREKNGQPICRDCD; this is translated from the coding sequence ATGGCTACGGACTACGACACCCCACGCAAGACCGACGACGACGTCGACCAGGACAGTCTCGAGGAGCTGAAGGCCCGGCGGAACGACAAGTCGACCTCGGCGGTCGACGTGGACGAGTTCGAGGCCGCCGAGGGCCTCGAACTGCCGGGGGCCGACCTCTCCAACGAGGAGCTGGCCGTCCGGGTCCTGCCGAAGCAGGCGGACGAGTTCACGTGCATGAGCTGCTTCCTCGTGCACCACCGCAGTCAGCTGGCTCGGGAGAAGAACGGCCAGCCGATCTGCCGAGACTGCGACTGA
- a CDS encoding response regulator transcription factor, giving the protein MRVLVVEDEQLLADAVATGLRREAMAVDVVYDGAAALERVGVNDYDVVVLDRDLPLVHGDDVCRRIVELGMATRVLMLTASGDVSDRVEGLELGADDYLPKPFAFSELTARVRALGRRTTTALPPVLERAGIRLDPNRREVFRDGREVQLAPKEFAVLEVLMRSEGAVVSAEQLLEKAWDENTDPFTNVVRVTVMTLRRKLGEPPVIITVPGSGYRI; this is encoded by the coding sequence GTGCGCGTACTCGTCGTCGAGGACGAGCAGCTGCTCGCCGATGCGGTGGCCACCGGACTGCGCCGGGAGGCCATGGCCGTCGACGTCGTGTACGACGGGGCCGCGGCCCTGGAGCGCGTCGGCGTCAACGACTACGACGTCGTCGTCCTCGACCGCGACCTGCCCCTCGTCCACGGGGACGACGTCTGCCGCAGGATCGTCGAGCTGGGCATGGCGACCCGCGTCCTGATGCTCACCGCCTCCGGCGACGTCAGCGACCGCGTCGAGGGCCTGGAGCTGGGCGCCGACGACTACCTGCCCAAGCCGTTCGCGTTCAGCGAGCTGACCGCCCGCGTCCGGGCGCTCGGACGGCGGACGACCACCGCGCTGCCGCCCGTCCTGGAGCGGGCCGGCATCAGGCTGGACCCCAACCGCCGCGAGGTCTTCCGCGACGGCCGGGAGGTCCAGCTGGCCCCCAAGGAGTTCGCCGTGCTGGAGGTGCTGATGCGCAGCGAGGGCGCCGTCGTCTCCGCCGAGCAGCTGCTGGAGAAGGCCTGGGACGAGAACACCGACCCGTTCACCAACGTCGTCCGCGTCACGGTCATGACCCTCCGCCGCAAGCTCGGCGAGCCTCCGGTCATCATCACCGTGCCCGGCTCCGGCTACCGGATCTGA
- a CDS encoding IS481 family transposase yields MPHRNAPLTETGRLRLARCVVKDGWPLRRAAERFQVSPTTAHRWAARYRAMGEAGMGDRSSRPHASPRRTPTRTERRIIKVRLIRRWGPARIAHLLDLVPSTVHRVLTRFGLARLTSLDRATGRVIRRYERDRPGELVHVDIKKLGNIPDGGGHKTLGRQAGRKTKSGVGYSYIHTAVDDHSRLAYSEILADEKRETATTFWQRAHAYFASCGITVQRVLTDNGSCYRSHAWRDALAAAGITHKRTRPYRPQTNGKVERFNRTLLDEWAYARPYRSEQERRDAFPDWLHTYNHHRGHTALAGKPPASRVPNLTGQYT; encoded by the coding sequence GTGCCCCACCGTAATGCACCCCTGACCGAGACCGGACGGCTGCGCCTGGCCCGCTGCGTGGTCAAGGACGGCTGGCCGCTTCGGCGGGCCGCCGAACGTTTCCAGGTCTCACCCACCACCGCCCATCGATGGGCTGCCCGCTACCGGGCCATGGGCGAGGCCGGGATGGGCGACCGTTCCTCCCGTCCGCACGCAAGCCCGCGCCGGACCCCGACCCGCACCGAACGCCGGATCATCAAGGTCCGCCTCATCCGCCGGTGGGGGCCGGCCCGCATCGCCCACCTCCTGGACCTGGTGCCCTCCACGGTCCACCGCGTGCTGACCCGCTTCGGGCTGGCCCGCCTGACCTCCCTGGACCGGGCCACCGGCCGTGTCATACGACGCTACGAACGCGACCGGCCCGGCGAACTCGTGCACGTCGACATCAAGAAACTCGGCAACATCCCCGACGGCGGCGGCCACAAGACCCTCGGCCGCCAAGCCGGCCGCAAGACGAAGTCCGGCGTCGGCTACAGCTACATCCACACCGCCGTCGACGACCACTCCCGTCTCGCCTACAGCGAGATCCTGGCCGACGAGAAGAGGGAGACCGCCACCACCTTCTGGCAGCGGGCCCACGCCTACTTCGCCTCATGCGGGATCACGGTGCAGCGGGTCCTGACCGACAACGGCTCGTGCTACAGATCCCACGCCTGGCGCGACGCGCTGGCGGCGGCCGGGATCACCCACAAGCGAACCCGGCCCTACCGGCCCCAGACCAACGGCAAGGTCGAACGCTTCAACCGCACCCTGCTCGACGAATGGGCCTACGCCCGCCCCTACCGCTCAGAGCAGGAACGACGCGATGCCTTCCCCGACTGGCTGCATACCTACAATCACCACCGCGGACACACCGCGCTCGCAGGCAAACCACCCGCCAGCCGCGTCCCCAACCTCACAGGGCAATACACCTAG
- a CDS encoding inositol monophosphatase family protein: MTDQPPPTPGPAGEPPLEELLSVALEAARRAGALLRDGRPVDLGVAATKSSPIDVVTEMDIAAEKLITDHLAEHRPHDGLLGEEGGASEGTSGIRWVVDPLDGTVNYLYGLPTWAVSIAAERDGEALVGVVEVPLRGETFQAVRGRGAWLGERRLRCRPAPQLDRALIATGFNYVTTVRAHQAEVAHRLLPLVRDVRRSGSAAVDLADVAAGRLDGYYERGLRPWDRAAGALIAREAGALTGGRPGGREDDALTVAAPPGVFEPLQALLEDFGAWHD, from the coding sequence GTGACCGATCAGCCGCCGCCCACCCCGGGCCCTGCGGGCGAGCCGCCGCTGGAGGAACTGCTCTCCGTCGCCCTGGAGGCCGCCCGGCGCGCCGGCGCCCTGCTGCGCGACGGCCGCCCGGTGGACCTGGGCGTCGCCGCGACCAAGTCGAGCCCCATCGACGTGGTCACCGAGATGGACATCGCCGCCGAGAAGCTGATCACCGACCACCTGGCGGAGCACCGGCCCCACGACGGCCTGCTCGGCGAGGAGGGCGGCGCCTCCGAGGGCACCAGCGGCATCCGCTGGGTGGTCGACCCCCTGGACGGCACGGTGAACTACCTGTACGGCCTGCCGACCTGGGCGGTGTCCATCGCCGCCGAGCGGGACGGCGAGGCGCTCGTCGGCGTCGTGGAGGTCCCCCTGCGCGGCGAGACGTTCCAGGCCGTACGGGGGCGGGGGGCCTGGCTGGGGGAGCGGCGGCTGCGCTGCCGCCCGGCCCCGCAGCTGGACCGGGCGCTCATCGCGACCGGGTTCAACTACGTCACCACCGTCCGCGCCCACCAGGCCGAGGTGGCCCACCGGCTGCTGCCGCTGGTGCGGGACGTACGCCGGAGCGGGTCGGCCGCCGTCGACCTGGCCGACGTGGCCGCCGGCCGGCTGGACGGCTACTACGAGCGGGGCCTGCGCCCCTGGGACCGGGCGGCCGGGGCGCTCATCGCGCGCGAGGCGGGCGCCCTGACCGGCGGCCGTCCCGGCGGGCGGGAGGACGACGCCCTGACCGTGGCCGCCCCGCCCGGCGTGTTCGAACCGCTCCAGGCCCTCCTGGAGGACTTCGGGGCCTGGCACGACTGA
- a CDS encoding sensor histidine kinase yields the protein MADTPTPRAAPPKPTWDPRAPARPLLRPTIRIRLTLLYGGMFLIAGVLLLSIIYLLTRQALYISTDDLPFKLLKGEVDPNFDWCRLPAEGVTAEQFNDAMAGCLQHQRDLALDDLLRRSLFALLGLSIIAFAFGYAMAGRVLSPLGRITRTARQVAGSDLSRRIKLVGPDDELKELADTFDEMLDRLERAFTAQQRFVANASHELRTPLAINRTLLEVHLSDPAAPVEMRELGKALLATNERSEQLVEGLLLLARSENQIVERKPVDIAEVASRAIDQVRGEAEERGVEFRGERAPAVVQGNGVLLERIALNLVQNAVRYNVPEDGWVEVTTAVEGGQAVLVVSNTGPVVPAYEIDNLFEPFRRLREERTGSDRGVGLGLSIVRSVARAHGGRITAVPREGGGLVMRVTFPR from the coding sequence GTGGCGGACACACCCACACCGCGCGCGGCCCCGCCCAAACCGACCTGGGACCCGCGGGCCCCCGCGCGCCCGCTGCTGCGGCCGACCATCCGGATACGGCTCACCCTGCTGTACGGCGGGATGTTCCTCATCGCCGGGGTCCTGCTGCTGTCGATCATCTACCTGCTCACCCGGCAGGCCCTCTACATCAGCACCGACGACCTGCCCTTCAAGCTGCTCAAGGGCGAGGTCGACCCCAACTTCGACTGGTGCCGGCTGCCCGCCGAGGGGGTGACGGCGGAGCAGTTCAACGACGCCATGGCCGGATGCCTCCAGCACCAGCGGGACCTGGCCCTGGACGACCTGCTGCGGCGCTCGCTCTTCGCCCTGCTGGGCCTGAGCATCATCGCGTTCGCCTTCGGGTACGCCATGGCGGGCCGGGTGCTCTCGCCGCTCGGCCGGATCACCCGCACCGCCCGCCAGGTCGCCGGCTCGGACCTGAGCCGCCGCATCAAGCTGGTCGGCCCGGACGACGAGCTCAAGGAGCTGGCGGACACCTTCGACGAGATGCTGGACCGGCTGGAGCGCGCCTTCACGGCCCAGCAGCGCTTCGTCGCCAACGCCTCGCACGAGCTGCGCACCCCGCTGGCGATCAACCGCACGCTCCTGGAGGTCCACCTCTCCGACCCCGCCGCCCCCGTGGAGATGAGGGAGCTGGGCAAGGCGCTGCTGGCCACCAACGAGCGCAGCGAGCAGCTGGTGGAGGGCCTGCTGCTGCTGGCCCGCAGCGAGAACCAGATCGTGGAGCGCAAGCCCGTCGACATCGCCGAGGTGGCGTCCCGCGCCATCGACCAGGTGCGCGGCGAGGCCGAGGAGCGGGGCGTGGAGTTCCGCGGCGAGCGCGCGCCGGCGGTCGTCCAGGGCAACGGCGTGCTGCTGGAGCGCATCGCCCTGAACCTGGTCCAGAACGCCGTGCGCTACAACGTCCCCGAGGACGGCTGGGTGGAGGTCACCACGGCCGTGGAGGGCGGCCAGGCGGTGCTGGTGGTGTCGAACACGGGCCCGGTCGTCCCCGCCTACGAGATCGACAACCTCTTCGAGCCGTTCCGGCGGCTGCGGGAGGAGCGGACCGGCAGCGACCGGGGCGTCGGCCTCGGCCTGTCGATCGTCCGGTCGGTGGCGCGCGCCCACGGCGGGCGGATCACCGCGGTGCCGCGCGAGGGCGGCGGGCTTGTGATGCGTGTCACTTTTCCGCGCTGA